The Triticum aestivum cultivar Chinese Spring chromosome 3A, IWGSC CS RefSeq v2.1, whole genome shotgun sequence genome includes a region encoding these proteins:
- the LOC123059351 gene encoding protein LIFEGUARD 4 isoform X2 — translation MKGGDVEAGTAEPKGTTESPELRWALIRKIYVVLCLQLLLTAAVAVVFVRVRAIPHFFVSSYAGLGLYIFILIFPFIVTFPLHFYRQKHPVNLLLLGVFTVAISFSVGLTCAFTSGKVILEAGILTIVVVLSLTAYTFWAARRGKDFSFLGPFLFASLMILLVFGFIQIFFPLGKLSHMIYGALAALIFSGYIVYDTGSIIKRYKYDKHVFLPLLSRASNPVDEFGILMSP, via the exons ATGAAGGGCGGCGACGTCGAGGCGGGCACCGCGGAACCGAAGGGGACGACGGAGAGCCCCGAGCTGCGCTGGGCGCTCATCCGGAAGATCTACGTCGTCCTCTGCCTGCAGCTTCTCCTCACCGCCGCCGTCGCGGTCGTCTTCGTCAGGGTCCGCGCCATACCCCACTTCTTCGTCTCCTCCTACGCCGGCCTCGGGCTCTacatcttcatcctcatcttccccTTCATCG TGACGTTCCCGTTGCACTTCTACCGCCAGAAGCACCCAGTCAACCTGCTTCTGCTTGGCGTCTTCACAGTGGCCATCAGCTTCTCTGTCGGCTTGACATGTGCCTTCACTAGCG GCAAGGTCATTTTGGAGGCTGGGATTCTTACAATCGTAGTTGTCTTGAGCCTCACTGCTTACACCTTCTGGGCTGCAAGGAGGGGCAAGGACTTTAGCTTCCTTGGTCCTTTCCTATTTGCTTCTCTGATGATTTTGCTCGTCTTTGGGTTCATTCAG ATCTTCTTCCCGCTGGGCAAGCTCTCTCATATGATCTATGGCGCGCTGGCGGCACTCATCTTCAGTGGCTACATTGTCTATGACACGGGCAGCATCATCAAGCGTTACAAGTATGACAA GCACGTCTTCCTGCCCCTGCTCTCTCGTGCTTCAAATCCCGTCGACGAATTTGGTATCCTGATGAGTCCTTGA
- the LOC123059351 gene encoding protein LIFEGUARD 4 isoform X1, producing MKGGDVEAGTAEPKGTTESPELRWALIRKIYVVLCLQLLLTAAVAVVFVRVRAIPHFFVSSYAGLGLYIFILIFPFIVTFPLHFYRQKHPVNLLLLGVFTVAISFSVGLTCAFTSGKVILEAGILTIVVVLSLTAYTFWAARRGKDFSFLGPFLFASLMILLVFGFIQIFFPLGKLSHMIYGALAALIFSGYIVYDTGSIIKRYKYDKYVWAAVTLYLDIINLFLGLLTLFRACDN from the exons ATGAAGGGCGGCGACGTCGAGGCGGGCACCGCGGAACCGAAGGGGACGACGGAGAGCCCCGAGCTGCGCTGGGCGCTCATCCGGAAGATCTACGTCGTCCTCTGCCTGCAGCTTCTCCTCACCGCCGCCGTCGCGGTCGTCTTCGTCAGGGTCCGCGCCATACCCCACTTCTTCGTCTCCTCCTACGCCGGCCTCGGGCTCTacatcttcatcctcatcttccccTTCATCG TGACGTTCCCGTTGCACTTCTACCGCCAGAAGCACCCAGTCAACCTGCTTCTGCTTGGCGTCTTCACAGTGGCCATCAGCTTCTCTGTCGGCTTGACATGTGCCTTCACTAGCG GCAAGGTCATTTTGGAGGCTGGGATTCTTACAATCGTAGTTGTCTTGAGCCTCACTGCTTACACCTTCTGGGCTGCAAGGAGGGGCAAGGACTTTAGCTTCCTTGGTCCTTTCCTATTTGCTTCTCTGATGATTTTGCTCGTCTTTGGGTTCATTCAG ATCTTCTTCCCGCTGGGCAAGCTCTCTCATATGATCTATGGCGCGCTGGCGGCACTCATCTTCAGTGGCTACATTGTCTATGACACGGGCAGCATCATCAAGCGTTACAAGTATGACAAGTATGTCTGGGCTGCCGTCACGCTCTACCTTGACATCATCAATCTGTTCCTGGGCCTGCTGACTCTGTTTAGGGCGTGTGACAACTAG